One window from the genome of Oryza glaberrima chromosome 3, OglaRS2, whole genome shotgun sequence encodes:
- the LOC127766877 gene encoding probable calcium-binding protein CML27, protein MDAAGVAAKPSLSRKPSPSFRLRNGSLNALRLRRVFDLFDRNGDGEITLDEMASALDALGLGADRAGLEATVGGYIPAGAAGLRFGDFEALHRALGDALFGPVEEEEPGKQGEDDDEGDMKEAFRVFDEDGDGFISAAELQAVLKKLGLPEARNLATVQEMICNVDRDCDGRVDFGEFKCMMQGITVWGA, encoded by the coding sequence ATGGACGCAGCTGGCGTCGCCGCAAAGCCGTCGCTGTCGAGGAAGCCCTCGCCGTCGTTCCGCCTCCGGAACGGCAGCCTGAACGCGCTGCGGCTGCGCAGGGTGTTCGACCTGTTCGAccgcaacggcgacggcgagatcaCGCTCGACGAGATGGCGTCCGCGCTCGACGCGCTCGGCCTCGGCGCCGACCGCGCGGGGCTGGAGGCCACGGTCGGGGGCTACATCCCCGCGGGCGCCGCGGGGCTCCGCTTCGGCGACTTCGAGGCACTCCACCGCGCGCTCGGCGACGCGCTCTTCGGCcccgtcgaggaggaggagcccgggAAGCaaggggaggacgacgacgagggcgacATGAAGGAGGCGTTCCGGGTGttcgacgaggacggcgacggcttcatctccgccgccgagctgcAGGCCGTGCTCAAGAAGCTCGGCCTCCCCGAGGCCCGGAACCTCGCCACGGTGCAGGAGATGATCTGCAACGTCGACCGCGACTGCGACGGCCGCGTCGACTTCGGCGAGTTCAAGTGCATGATGCAGGGGATCACCGTGTGGGGCgcttga